The bacterium genome contains the following window.
TTCTGGTATTTATGGACTTTTCTTCTTATCAAGAAGACTAAAAATACCCTCCTTTTCTTTTTCTCTTTTGATGTTAACAACATCAATCCTTTCAAACTATTACTTTAGTTTTTCTGCTCTTAATCTAGTCTTCCACAATCCAAGTTACTATTTATATGATGTTAATAACCACAAAACCATCCTTTCTTTCCCCCAAAAAGAAAAGCTAAAGATATACTATCAACTAAAAAAGAAATGGAGCCTATTTAAAACAATAATATACTTAATTCCTAAAGATTCCTCCATCTCTGTTGAAGATAATCTTCTTGCCCATTTTTCTCAAAGACAAACGTCTCTTTATGTCTTTCCAAACTTCCAAGATGCAGAATATGTTGTTTTGAATGTACATGATTTTGGGAATTGGATTCTTCGCTGGGAAAAATACGAAAATTATAAAAAAGGGATGGATCTTATTCAAAAGGATAGCCGATTTCAAGTATTTTTTAAGGATGAACCGGGAGGAGGAATTATAGTTTTTGGAAGAAAGAATCAGAGGGAAAGGATAATCAAGAAGGCCAAAATGATGGCAAAATTTAGTTCTTTCTTGTCTGAAACCCACTTTATCCTAGGTTCAATCTATCTTTGTACCAATAATTTAAAAGAAGCAGAAGAAGAATTGAAGATAGCTTTAGAACTTGATCCAAATAATACTTTTATTAACCAAATATTTGAGGAATGTAAAAAGAAAATTCTTGACAAGAATTGAATGGGTTATTAGAACTGGTTTCATAAGTCTAAAGTTTTTATAAGTAATTGCCGATAATTCTCATAGGAGGTGAAACCTATGAGTAGAGCGATATATTTAACAGACAAGCAATGGGAGAAAATAGAACCCTTGCTTCCAAAGCTAAAAAGCAAAGGACGTCCTTGGAAAAATAACAGGGAAGTTTTAGAAGGAATTCTTTGGGTTTTAAGAACAGGAGCAAGGTGGAAAGATTTGCCTGAAAAGTATCCAAGCCCCAGCACTTGCTGGCGACGCCTAAAGTTGTGGGAAGAAAAAGGAATTTGGCTTAAGATATGGAGAAAATTTATAAGCCAGTTGGACAAAAAAGGACAGATTGATTGGAGTGAATGCTTTATGGATGGAAGT
Protein-coding sequences here:
- a CDS encoding IS5 family transposase; amino-acid sequence: MSRAIYLTDKQWEKIEPLLPKLKSKGRPWKNNREVLEGILWVLRTGARWKDLPEKYPSPSTCWRRLKLWEEKGIWLKIWRKFISQLDKKGQIDWSECFMDGSFTPAKKGALKSAKLRGGKARSLWWWQTARVFLWECPCTLPLHMR